Proteins encoded in a region of the Micromonas commoda chromosome 10, complete sequence genome:
- a CDS encoding glycoside hydrolase family 5 protein (candidate b-glycosidase) has product MEETSPTTQMLLGCDEDEVIHDVDFGRFGVDGATEGMCGALVPVNAAAGVDVKDALSDVCVGARTCEVSLSPEGLGVTDPAPGHAKTLTTQWRCRRLTPKPTPAVSPRGDASRLKRTKKMPRAPLRTRGADIVDVSGERVKFEAVNWAGGENWRRVPGGLDLAPARSIARSIAAMGFNAVRLPFSVDTVLRDPPVADAAVAANPFLFGATALEVMDAVIVELGKAGVAVILDNHMTVADWCCQRADCDGLWYHSTAMGDVNSTGTERAWLAALTKISARYVGAANVVAVELKNEPREVCPGAPWHVGSRVCDPSVFIDAGAIAQSSSTASDHFGSRLAAAEAMVDGYDSKTCAFPQWNTGPPELMYKPAMERGAAAVANANADVLVVVDALYYGRDLTRAGDANGTVEVPETRESRGNSIGFNQGKYRRRSLLRGGPSNSGARGGGRLVYAVHDYSWYVTPDESTGYDAWVASRTAAWGYLVSNDTVPVIVNEFGVNHASLDAGEEAGGESEWWRWFARYVSPGGLRSDGLDLAYWQLGGTQVGGTSRRLGAEESYGLLNRCWTGPASSAHLRAVRALSEGSPERTRSDTASE; this is encoded by the coding sequence ATGGAGGAAACCTCCCCGACCACGCAGATGTTGCTTGGatgcgacgaggacgaggtgaTTCACGACGTCGACTTTGGGCGTTttggcgtggacggcgccacGGAAGGGATgtgcggcgcgctcgtgccggtgaacgccgccgccggggtggacGTGAAAGACGCGTTGTCCGACGTTTGCGTCGGGGCGAGaacgtgcgaggtgtcgtTGTCCCCCGAGGGCCTGGGGGTGACGGATCCGGCGCCGGGCCATGCCAAGACGCTGACGACGCAGTGGAGGTGCCGGCGACTGacgccgaagccgacgcCAGCCGTgtcgccgcgcggtgacgcgtcgaggctgaAACGCACGAAGAAGATGCCACGCGCGCCGTTGCGCACGAGGGGCGCCGACATCGTCGACGTCTCGGGCGAGAGGGTCAAGTTCGAGGCGGTCAACTGGGCGGGTGGCGAGAACTGGCGGCGCGTGCCCGGCGGACTCGAcctggcgccggcgcgttcaaTCGCGCGAAGTATCGCCGCGATGGGATTCAACGCCGTGAGACTGCCGTTTTCGGTGGACACCGTGCTGAGGGATCCGCccgtggcggacgccgcggttgCTGCGAACCCTTTTTTGTTTGGAGCCACCGCGCTTGAAGTCATGGACGCGGTGATCGTCGAACTCGGCAAAGCAGGCGTCGCGGTGATTCTGGATAACCACATGACCGTCGCGGACTGGTGCTGCCAGCGCGCCGACTGCGACGGTCTTTGGTACCACTCCACAGCCATGGGCGATGTCAACTCGACCGGCACGGAACGGGcgtggctcgcggcgctgacgaagATTTCCGCGAGGTACGTGGGCGCGGCtaacgtcgtcgccgtcgagcttAAAAACGAGCCGAGGGAGGTGTGCCCCGGTGCACCGTGGCACGTGgggtcgcgcgtgtgcgACCCGAGCGTgttcatcgacgccggcgcgatcgcgcagtcgtcgtcgacggcgagcgatCACTTCGGGTCGagactcgcggcggccgaggcgatgGTAGACGGGTACGATTCGAAGACGTGCGCGTTTCCCCAGTGGAACACGGGCCCGCCGGAGCTGATGTACAAACCCGCGATGGAAcgtggcgcggcggcggtggcgaacgccaacgcggacgtgctcgtcgtcgtggacgcgctgTATTACGGCAGGGATCTgacgcgcgccggggacgcgaacgggacGGTGGAGGtgccggagacgcgcgagtcCCGAGGGAATTCGATCGGTTTCAATCAAGGAAAATACCGACGACGGTCCCTCCTTCGCGGAGGACCGTCCAATTCGGGGGCTcggggcggggggcgtcTGGTGTACGCGGTGCACGACTACTCGTGGTACGTCACGCCGGATGAATCGACGGGGTACGACGCGTGggtggcgtcgaggacggcggcgtggggcTACTTGGTCTCGAACGATACCGTCCCCGTCATCGTGAACGAGTTCGGGGTGAACCACGCGAGTCTCGACGCGGGGGAAGAAGCGGGAGGCGAATCGGAGTGGTGGCGATGGTTCGCGAGGTACGTCTCGCCCGGCGGCTTGAGGTCCGACGGTTTGGACCTGGCGTACTGGCAGCTGGGCGGGACGCAGGTCGGAGGCACCAGCCGGAGGCTGGGCGCGGAAGAGAGTTACGGTCTGCTCAACAGATGCTGGACGGGACCCGCGTCTTCGGCGCACCTGCGAGCCGTGCGCGCGCTGTCCGAGGGTTCGCCCGAACGCACACGTAGTGACACTGCGTCGGAGTGA
- a CDS encoding predicted protein, with protein sequence MSEVRASHLLVKHQGSRRPASWRDPEGAVITKRSKAAALDELEAYREQIESGAVTFADLAAKVSDCSSAKHGGDLGFFGPGKMQKAFEDGAFALQVGEMSGVIDSDSGVHIILRTA encoded by the exons ATGTCCGAGGTTCGTGCGTCTCACCTACTCGTCAAGCACCAGGGctcccggcgccccgcgtccTGGCGGGACCCCGAGGGCGCGGTCATCACCAAGCGCTCCAAGGCTGCGGccctcgatgagctcgaggCGTACCGCGAGCAGATCGAGTCCGGTGCCGTGACCTTtgccgacctcgccgccaaggtgTCGGACTGTTCCAGCGCgaagcacggcggcgacctcgggtTCTTCGGTCCCGGGAAGATGCAGAAGGCGTTCGAG GACGGAGCGTTCGCGCTTCAGGTGGGTGAGATGTCGGGAGTCATCGACTCCGACAGCGGCGTGCACATCATCCTCCGCACCGCGTGA
- a CDS encoding predicted protein: MSTAANLADVAARVVAASTRSTARASTNPARLVAVSKTKPVEQLRECYDAGQRCFGENYVQEIVEKAPQMPPDTVWHFIGHLQSNKVKALVTGVPSLAVVETVDTVKLANKLNTAVGEFLEERARVGAGKLGVMVQVNTSGEESKFGVEPNDCLPLARHIRDECSNLAFRGLMTIGMPDYTSRPENFQTLAACRDEVCAGLGLDAKDVELSMGMSGDFESAIEMGSDNVRVGSTIFGARANMYSEHLKK, from the coding sequence atgagcaccgccgcgaatcTGGCGGACGttgccgcgcgcgtcgtcgcggcgtcgacgcgttccaccgcgcgcgcttcCACCAACccggcgcgcctcgtcgcggtgTCCAAGACCAAGCCCGTGGAGCAGCTCAGGGAGTGCTACGACGCGGGCCAGCGATGCTTCGGCGAGAACTACGTGCAGGAGATCGTGGAGAAGGCGCCGCAGATGCCGCCCGACACGGTGTGGCACTTCATCGGGCATCTCCAAAGCAACAAGGTCAAGGCCCTCGTCACCGGGGTGccgtccctcgcggtcgTAGAGACCGTGGACACGGTGAAGCTCGCGAACAAGCTCAACACCGCGGTGGGCGAGTTTCtggaggaacgcgcgagggtcggCGCGGGTAAGCTGGGAGTGATGGTCCAGGTGAACACGTCCGGCGAGGAGTCCAAGTTCGGGGTCGAGCCCAACGACTGCCTGCCCCTGGCGCGACACATCCGCGACGAGTGCTCCAACCTCGCGTTTCGGGGGCTGATGACCATCGGGATGCCGGACTACACGTCCAGGCCGGAGAACTTCCAaaccctcgcggcgtgcagGGACGAGGTGTGCGCCGGACTCGGGCTGGATGCgaaggacgtcgagctcTCCATGGGCATGTCCGGTGACTTCGAATCCGCGATCGAGATGGGCAGCGAcaacgtccgcgtcgggtccACCATCTTCGGAGCCCGTGCGAACATGTACAGCGAACACCTCAAAAAGTGA
- a CDS encoding esterase/lipase, producing the protein MPPRTRSAVRGACATRTKASIAEVSSPGVEVTSRVVRVGPRKIPTELITIPSDQSVKAPKYDLVIVPGNPGVPSFYEHYAKTLHALLDGDVDIEIFGYKGHTTDRYADTTGDWFTLQDQLDHLREYLKSRTSRSRDGTVLVGHSIGAEMSLDAMDKLGTGVVRGVVGLMPFVLVNTKSALQKFLSALVHITPLVYLVAAIVGFIGALPIPGLKRLAFSPITGTMSASPADLTRRWLRSDSIKNMALMGRTEFDALTALDTSRWKRHKDRTSLLYCPGDHWAPLHQMEDFERMKELRGMETVLESAPGVDHAFVLHDKSCLRHNTR; encoded by the exons ATGCCCCCTCGCACTCGCTCCGCGGTGAggggcgcgtgcgcgactCGAACGAAAGCGTCGATCGCCGAGGTTTCCTCGCCCGGGGTGGAGGTTACGAGTCGCGTGGTCAGGGTCGGGCCCAGGAAGATACCGACGGAGTTGATCACCATTCCCTCGGACCAATCCGTGAAGGCACCAAAGTACGACCTCGTGATCGTACCCGGTAACCCCGGCGTGCCCTCGTTTTACGAACACTACGCCAAGACTCTGCACGCACTGTTGGATGGCGACGTGGACATCGAGATATTCGGGTACAAGGGTCACACGACGGACAGGTACGCGGACACTACCGGAGACTGGTTCACGCTGCAAGATCAGCTCGACCATCTGCGCGAGTATTTAAAATCGAgaacgtcgcgttcgcgcgacgggacggtGCTGGTGGGACACAGCATCGGCGCCGAGATGTcgctggacgcgatggacaaGCTCGGGACCGGCgtggttcgcggcgtcgtcggcctgATGCCGTTCGTGCTGGTAAACACCAAGTCGGCGTTGCAGAAGTTCCTCAGCGCGCTGGTTCACATCACGCCGCTCGTgtacctcgtcgccgcgatcgtcgggtTCATCGGCGCGCTCCCCATTCCCGGGCTCAAGCGCCTCGCGTTTAGCCCAATCACGGggacgatgagcgcgtcgccggcggatCTCACCAGGAGGTGGCTCAGGTCGGATAGTATCAAGAACATGGCGCTGATGGGACGGACGGAGTTCGACGCGTTGACGGCGCTGGATACGTCGCGTTGGAAGCGGCACAAGGACCGTACGTCTCTGTTGTACTGCCCCGGCGATCATTGGGCGCCGTTGCATCAGATGGAGGATTTTGAGCGGATGAAGGAACTGAGGGGGATGGAGACGGTGTTGgagtccgcgccgggggtggACCACGCGTTCGTGTTGCACGACAA GAGCTGCTTGAGACACAACACGCGGTAG
- a CDS encoding ATP-binding cassette superfamily (multidrug (ABCG/PDR-type)), protein MECVHRPKLLLLDEPTSGLDATTALLVCNKLRDIANGEQGHSHRAAVVTSIHQPRSSIMPLFDQCVLLADGREVYAGPTYEAKPDGSLTTGGVMGWLEDVGYRCPMFESPPDFLLDLINTRVDEPDANTVPTGDGVTIDVVEGGGPAIRDRSAMVRELTEWWATCERRRAFLADGDAIAEMDDAGRHRDDGKGNARHWAVTWMARYDALFGRSFLFKLREPSGVMSQAVNSVIMPLIIGSLYYNTPLTVSGAADRLRAISLIVLIQSFSAFDQLLLFPKERSLYLHESNGGMYPTSAYYVSRSLVELTTIVLFALTSACISYEMFGLNDGSGAARVEYYLMIVAVTVAGASFLTMIGTMCKTFEQTNAVAATMLIVLMLFDGNWINRRNIPVYYRWLPEVSFMGYAVEGAVASDFKRHTFACTERAVAEEGCVPLTGNQYLRMLDFDPDSTWPMFWLLVLVTACYRVTAFFALHFFWTGQTYAERWAKLVHSNA, encoded by the coding sequence ATGGAGTGCGTCCACAGGCCCAAGCTCCTGCTGCTGGACGAGCCGACTTCGGGTTTAgacgccaccaccgcgctgctcgtGTGCAACAAACTCCGAGACATCGCAAACGGAGAGCAGGGCCATTcgcatcgcgccgcggtggtcacGTCCATCCACCAGCCCAGGTCGTCCATCATGCCGCTGTTCGATCAGTGCGTGCTGCTCGCGGACGGCAGGGAGGTGTACGCGGGTCCGACGTACGAGGCAAAGCCGGACGGGTCGCTgaccaccggcggcgtcatgGGCTGGCTCGAAGACGTGGGCTACCGCTGTCCCATGTTCGAGTCGCCGCCCGACTTTCTCCTGGACCTCATCAacacccgcgtcgacgagccggACGCGAACACGGTCCCTACaggcgacggcgtgacgATCGACGTGGTCGAGGGCGGGGGTCCGGCCATTCGCGATAGGAGCGCGATGGTGCGCGAGCTGACGGAGTGGTGGGCGACgtgcgaacggcggcgcgctttcctcgccgacggggacgccatcgcggagatGGATGACgccggacgccatcgcgacgatggcAAAGGTAACGCGAGACACTGGGCGGTGACCTGGATGGCCCGGTACGACGCTCTGTTCGGTCGCTCTTTTCTGTTCAAGCTCCGCGAGCCGTCCGGAGTGATGTCGCAGGCGGTTAACTCGGTCATCATGCCCCTGATCATCGGCTCGCTGTACTACAACACCCCCTTGAcggtgagcggcgcggcggacagGCTTCGCGCGATATCCCTGATCGTTCTCATCCAGTCCTTCAGTGCCTTCGATCAGCTCTTGCTGTTCCCGAAGGAGCGCAGCCTCTACCTGCACGAGAGCAACGGAGGGATGTATCCGACTTCGGCGTATTACGTGTCGAGGTCCCTGGTCGAGTTGACGACCATCGTTCTCTTCGCGCTCACGAGCGCTTGTATCTCGTACGAAATGTTCGGGCTAAACGACGGCAGCGgagcggcgagggtggaATACTACTTGATGATCGtggccgtcaccgtcgccggcgcgtccttCCTCACCATGATCGGGACGATGTGCAAAACCTTCGAGCAGAccaacgcggtggcggccaCCATGCTGATTGTGCTCATGCTCTTTGACGGCAACTGGATCAACCGGCGGAACATACCGGTATACTACAGATGGCTGCCGGAGGTGTCGTTCATGGGCTACGCAGTGGAAggcgcggtcgcgagcgACTTTAAGCGTCACACGTTCGCGTGCACCGAGCGAGCGGTTGCCGAAGAAGGGTGCGTGCCCCTCACGGGCAACCAGTACCTCCGGATGCTGGACTTTGACCCGGACTCGACCTGGCCGATGTTTTGGCTGCTCGTCCTCGTGACTGCGTGCTATCGGGTGACTGCGTTCTTCGCGCTGCACTTCTTTTGGACTGGACAGACGTACGCAGAGCGTTGGGCCAAGCTGGTTCATTCCAACGcgtga
- a CDS encoding predicted protein — MLRHAVRRAAATARALRAPAHPAAAPLAPARWSVPSVTRPAARRTFTGGTGGTVPSSASEQARYLRDLNRNDPEAVVRLYEQGKVAASEGNLAEYLKALVRCEKLNESALLRTLQRGASGEAAAGGGVENAARAMGAAALQNGEILGTAQSPIYTQQLEPTFRAQLWRTLRTLGTAFIILSGVGALADERGGISRGIMGGDGAPKPTPETKTKFADVKGVDEAKGELVEIVEYLRSPAKFTRLGGKLPKGLLLVGPPGTGKTMLARAVAGEAGVPFFYTSGSEFEEMFVGVGARRVRDLFRAAKAAAPCIVFIDEIDAVGSARNPKDQQNTRMTLNQLLTELDGFKKNEGVIVLAATNTPESLDKALVRPGRFDRTVAVPNPDVDGRKQILETHAEGVTTSPAVDWDVIARGTPGFSGADLANLVNVAALRAALDGAAQVGMKQLEYAKDRILMGAERKSAVVAEENRRLTAYHEGGHALVALFTEGARPVHKATIVPRGQSLGMVMQLPEKDELNLTKKQLLAMLDVTMGGRVAEELIFGEAEVTTGASSDLRQATRLAREMITKYGFSERLGLASTEYSDYGLSHETRLVIEDEVKRLLEEANQRARRLLKKHEKDLHMLAKQLLDKETLTGAELRRLVKMPAKSGDASFIEEGFGASAVSKDANGGKKAETTSGAGSDGPSPAEAAKAAAAAAKAAAAAAKAAAGRAAAGAGAA; from the exons ATGCTTCGACACGCGGTCAGACGtgccgcggccaccgcgcgcgcgctacgggcgcccgcgcatcccgcggcggcaccgctcgcgcccgcgcgttggTCCGTCCCGAGCGTCACCCGcccggccgcgcggcggacgttcaccggcggcaccggcgggaccgtgccctcgagcgcgtccgagCAAGCCAGGTACCTGCGAGACCTGAACCGCAACGACCCGGAGGCGGTGGTCAGACTCTACGAGCAGGGTAAGGTGGCAGCCTCCGAGGGTAACCTCGCCGAGTATCtcaag GCTCTCGTGCGCTGCGAAAAACTCAACGAATCCGCCCTGCTGCGCACgcttcagcgcggcgcgtcgggcgaggctgccgcgggcggcggcgtcgaaaacgcggctcgcgccatgggtgccgccgcgctccagaACGGCGAAATCCTCGGCACCGCGCAGTCTCCCATCTACACCCAGCAGCTGGAGCCCACGTTCAGGGCCCAGTTATGGCGCACGCTGCGCACGCTGGGCACCGCGTTCATCATCTTgagcggcgtgggcgcgctggcggacgaacgcggcggcatcTCCCGCGGGAtcatgggcggcgacggcgctccgAAGCCCACCCCGGAGACAAAGACCAAGTTCGCAGACGTCaagggcgtggacgaggccAAGGGCGAGCTCGTGGAGATTGTGGAATACCTTCGCTCGCCCGCCAAGTTCACCAGGCTCGGGGGTAAGCTGCCGAAGGGATTGCTGCTGGTGGGACCCCCGGGGACGGGCAAGACGATGCTGGCGAgagccgtcgcgggggaggcTGGGGTTCCGTTTTTTTACACGAGCGGCTCGGAATTCGAGGAGATGTTTGTGGGCGTGGGCGCCAGGAGGGTGAGGGACCTGTtccgcgccgccaaggccgcggcgccgtgcatcgtgttcatcgacgagatcgacgccgtgggcAGCGCGAGGAACCCGAAGGATCAGCAGAACACCCGCATGACCCTGAACCAGCTCCTCACCGAACTCGACGGGTTCAAGAAGAACGAgggcgtcatcgtcctcgccgccaccaaCACCCCCGAGTCACTGGACAAGGCCCTCGTCCGTCCGGGCAGGTTCGACAGGACCGTCGCGGTGCCCAACCCCGACGTGGACGGACGCAAACAGATCCTGGAGACGCACGCGGAAGGGGTCACCACGTCGCCAGCCGTGGATTGGGACGTCATCGCCAGGGGCACCCCGGGTTtctccggcgccgacctCGCGAACCTGGTCAACGTGGCCGCGCTGagagccgcgctggacggcgccgcgcaggttGGGATGAAACAGCTGGAGTACGCCAAGGATCGCATCTTGATGGGCGCCGAACGGAAGAGCGCCGTCGTGGCGGAGGAGAACAGGAGGCTCACCGCGTACCACGAGGGCgggcacgcgctcgtcgcgctcttcACCGAAGGCGCGAGGCCGGTGCACAAGGCGACGATCGTGCCCCGAGGTCAGTCCCTCGGCATGGTCATGCAGCTTCCGGAGAAGGACGAGCTGAACCTCACCAAGAAGCAGCTGCTGGCGATGCTCGACGTGACCATGGGCGGCagggtcgccgaggagctcatattcggcgaggccgaggtgaccaccggcgcgagctcggaccTCAGGCAGGCCACGCGgctcgcgagggagatgATCACCAAGTACGGCTTCAGCGAACGCCTGGGTTTGGCCAGCACGGAGTACTCCGATTACGGCCTGTCCCACGAGACCAGGCTGGTGATTGAGGACGAGGTGAAGCGActgctggaggaggcgaaccAGAGGGCGCGTCGGCTGTTGAAGAAACACGAGAAGGATCTGCACATGCTCGCCAAGCAACTGCTCGACAAGGAGACGCTgacgggcgccgagctcagGCGGCTGGTGAAGATGCCTGCCAAGTCtggcgacgcgagcttcaTCGAGGAGGGtttcggcgcgtccgcggtgtccAAGGACGCGAACGGGGGCAAAAAGGCGGAAAcaacctcgggcgcggggagcgacgggccgtcgcccgcggaggctgccaaggctgccgcggccgcggcgaaagccgccgccgcggcggcaaagGCTGCCGCGGGCAGAGCAGCCGCGGGCGCTGGAGCCGCGTGA
- the PDS2 gene encoding phytoene desaturase (ChloroP and TargeT predict 33aa cTP): MSAAIRAVSTLPSSTTRTLSGQKRHRHRRRFARSSSLRAVAGDFPTPDLDKPGNANYQEAKALSAKLAGNAASVGASHEPKRVVVVGGGLAGLSCAKYLADAGHVPVVLERGDVLGGKVSAWQDEDGDWIETGLHIFFGAYPNMMNLFKELGIEDRLQWKEHAMTFAMQDYPGEFTKFYFPPNLPAPFNMAYAILTNDKMLTWTEKLRTGIPLVPMLLGGQEYINAQDELSVQQWMRKNFMPERVREELFIAMGKALDFIDSDKLSMTVILTAMNRFINETHGSKTAFLDGNQPDRLCAPMAKHVETVAGGEVRTKAGLKRILVDETTGDVTGMELIGGEVVTGDHYVSAMPVDALKLLLPDVWKPDPFFKQLEELEGIPVINVHIWFDRKLRPYDGLVFSRSPLLSVYADMSECCKEYASDDTSMLELVFAPCSKEAGSDVNWIGKSDEEIVQATLGELERLFPDEIAADGSKAKVVKHAVVKTPRSVYAAVPGRNKFRPSQNTPVKNFTLAGDFTYQKFLGSMEGAVLSGKLAAEVVADKMAGREAKPVKEVVARYR, encoded by the coding sequence ATGTCCGCAGCGATACGAGCCGTGTCCACGCttccatcgtcgacgacacGAACCTTATCTGGGCAGAAAAGgcaccgtcatcgtcgtcgcttcgctcggtcgtcgtcccttcgcgcggtcgcgggtgACTTCCCCACCCCGGACCTCGACAAACCCGGCAATGCCAACTAtcaggaggccaaggctctgtccgcgaagctcgccggtaacgccgcgtcggtcggAGCGAGCCACGAGCCCAAACGGGTGGTGGTTGTTGGAGGCGGCCTCGCGGGGCTTTCGTGCGCAAAgtacctcgccgacgcgggtcaCGTTCCCGTCGTGCtggagcgcggggacgtgctCGGAGGCAAGGTATCGGCTTGGCAGGATGAGGACGGGGACTGGATCGAGACCGGACTGCACATCTTCTTCGGCGCCTACCCCAACATGATGAACCTGTTCAAGGAGCTCGGCATCGAAGATCGGCTGCAGTGGAAGGAGCACGCGATGACGTTCGCGATGCAGGACTACCCGGGCGAGTTCACCAAGTTTTACTTCCCGCCCAACTTGCCCGCGCCGTTCAACATGGCGTACGCCATCCTGACGAACGATAAGATGCTCACGTGGACCGAGAAGCTTCGCACGGGGATTCCCCTCGTTCCCATGCTCTTGGGAGGCCAGGAGTACATCAACGCGCAGGACGAGCTCTCGGTTCAGCAGTGGATGAGAAAGAACTTCATGCCGGAGCGGGTTCGGGAGGAGCTGTTCATCGCCATGGGCAAGGCGCTCGATTTCATCGACAGCGACAAGCTCTCCATGACGGTCATCCTCACCGCCATGAACCGTTTCATCAACGAAACGCACGGGAGCAAGACGGCTTTTCTGGACGGCAATCAGCCCGACCGACTGTGCGCGCCGATGGCTAAGCACGTCGAGAcagtcgcgggcggcgaggttcgaaCGAAGGCGGGGCTCAAGAGGATTCTGGTGGACGAGACGACCGGGGACGTGACTGGCATGGAGCTCATCGGCGGGGAGGTGGTGACCGGCGACCACTACGTGAGCGCCAtgccggtggacgcgctcaagctcCTGCTGCCGGACGTTTGGAAGCCCGACCCGTTCTTCAAGCagctggaggagctcgagggcaTTCCCGTCATCAACGTCCACATCTGGTTCGATCGTAAGCTTCGCCCGTACGATGGACTGGTCTTCTCCAGGTCGCCTCTGCTCTCGGTGTACGCGGACATGTCGGAGTGCTGCAAGGAGTACGCGAGCGATGATACGTCGATGCTCGAGCTCGTGTTCGCTCCGTGCTCGAAGGAGGCGGGCTCGGACGTCAACTGGATCGGCAAgtcggacgaggagatcgtCCAGGCGACGTTgggcgagctcgagaggCTCTTTCCcgacgagatcgccgcggacgggaGCAAGGCGAAGGTGGTCAAACACGCGGTGGTGAAGACTCCGAGGTCCGTgtacgcggcggtgccgggTCGAAACAAGTTCAGGCCCAGTCAGAACACGCCCGTTAAAAACTTCACGCTCGCGGGTGACTTTACGTATCAGAAGTTTCTGGGCTCGATGGAGGGTGCGGTGCTCAGCgggaagctcgcggcggaggtggtggCGGATAAGATGGCCGGGAGGGAGGCGAAGCCCGTGAAGGAGGTTGTCGCGCGGTACCGATGA
- a CDS encoding transcription initiation factor IID, 31kD subunit — protein MLMEFVHRYTCDVIEEAQVYMEHRGGEEVNLDDVKLAIHALLQNQFVKPPTADTMHQFAHSLNRVPLPPLNNRPGIHVPQDDNLLSANYEYFPRETPLVDPDAIDDDNDGGGANAAGGGGAAARAEAAAAEPTEMREGGVEGFKVKRAKK, from the exons ATGCTGATGGAGTTCGTACACA GATACACGTGCGACGTGATCGAAGAGGCGCAGGTTTACAtggagcaccgcggcggcgaggaggtcaaCTTGGACGACGTCAAGCTCGCCATCCACGCCCTCCTCCAGAACCAGTTCGTCAAacccccgacggcggacACGATGCACCAGTTCGCGCATTCGCTCAACCGCGTGCCCTTACCGCCGCTCAACAACCGGCCGGGGATCCACGTGCCGCAGGACGATAACCTGCTCAGCGCGAATTACGAATATTTCCCCAGGGAGACACCGCTGGTCGATCCCGACGCGATTgacgacgacaacgacggcgggggggcgaacgcggcgggtggcgggggagcggcggctcgggcggaggcggcagCGGCTGAGCCCACGGAGATGAGAGAAgggggcgtcgaggggtTCAAGGTGAAACGGGCGAAGAAGTGA
- a CDS encoding predicted protein — MPSEEEGPRQTEPSATSTSQPKTGRSAPATVTDVPWLADVEQMRRRVLAEAESLRGEARGHYENLSAQAREKLEEAVWEASSLAGLQSQSAETLSLLARDNIGRKFKGSAEEVARWQAQVVRSVEDRVIAEFESFVDELEPSLYQSGRMMTESALGFVRFTRAPAKDAIEEARKEGDADKTSRLERFDRAILTPMLKPVQRGMKEPLLERAPYVAGGVVMYGLACGFLGAWLAKRGGGGGGGSSGEGT; from the coding sequence ATGCCGTCCGAGGAGGAAGGACCTCGCCAGACGGAGCCCTCGGCGACCTCAACATCCCAGCCGAAAACAGGCCGGAGTGCGCCCGCGACTGTCACGGATGTTCCCTGGCTCGCTGATGTGGAGCAGATGCGCCGACGAGTCCTCGCGGAAGCGGAGTcactccgcggcgaagcccGTGGCCATTACGAAAACCTGAGCGCCCAGGCGAGggagaagctcgaggaggccgtCTGGGAGGCGTCGTCTCTCGCCGGGTTACAGTCTCAGAGCGCGGAGACGCTCAGTCTCCTGGCGAGAGATAACATCGGGCGCAAGTTCAAGGGAagcgccgaggaggttgcGCGCTGGCAGGCGCAGGTGGTGCGGTCCGTGGAGGACAGAGTCATCGCCGAATTCGAGTCCTTCGTGGACGAGTTGGAGCCGAGCCTGTACCAGTCGGGGCGGATGATGACCGAGTCTGCGCTCGGTTTCGTGCGGTTCACCAGGGCCCCGGCCAAggacgcgatcgaggaggcgcgaaaggagggcgacgcggacaagACGTCGAGGCTGGAGCGCTTCGACCGGGCGATTTTGACGCCGATGCTAAAACCCGTTCAACGAGGGATGAAGGAGCCCCTTCTGGAACGCGCCCCGTACGTCGCGGGGGGGGTTGTGATGTACGGCCTAGCGTGCGGTTTCCTCGGTGCGTGGCTGGCTAAGAGAgggggcggtggcgggggagGATCTTCCGGCGAGGGAACGTGA